A window of the Lactuca sativa cultivar Salinas chromosome 5, Lsat_Salinas_v11, whole genome shotgun sequence genome harbors these coding sequences:
- the LOC111878732 gene encoding CBL-interacting serine/threonine-protein kinase 11, producing MASSAANSLFGKYDVGKLLGCGAFAKVYHARDIKNGHSVAIKVINKHKIAHNAHLVSNVKREIDIMRRLRHPNIVELYEVMATKTKIYFVMEFVKGGELFAKVAKGRLSESHSRKYFQQLISAIGYCHSRGVFHRDLKPENLLIDENGDLKVTDFGLSAVTGQIRADGLLHTLCGTPSYVAPEILTKRGYDGAKADIWSCGVILFVLNAAFLPFNDANLMMMYKKIYKGEYKCPKWMSHDLKRFLSRLLDTKPETRITVDEIKTDPWFRKGYKELKLEDDVQIVGRPEEDDKSTSLNAFDIISFSSGLNLSPLFDGTSSSPGKGERLVVAESPEKIIEKVEEIVKEANVRIQKRKEWGVDLVNRSGKYAIGLEVFRLTENLVVVEVQSSGGGTDFYDELWNNKIRSELLDRRHVQVPTTSGSPAGYVSEVCT from the coding sequence ATGGCCTCTTCGGCGGCCAATTCCTTATTCGGGAAGTATGATGTCGGAAAACTCCTCGGCTGCGGCGCTTTCGCTAAGGTGTACCATGCTAGGGACATCAAAAATGGTCACAGCGTTGCTATTAAGGTAATCAATAAGCATAAGATCGCTCATAACGCTCATCTTGTGTCGAACGTGAAGCGCGAGATCGATATTATGCGGCGGCTCCGGCATCCGAACATTGTTGAATTGTATGAAGTTATGGCGACGAAGACGAAGATCTATTTCGTGATGGAGTTTGTGAAAGGCGGTGAGTTGTTCGCCAAGGTTGCGAAAGGTCGTTTATCTGAATCGCATAGCCGGAAGTACTTTCAACAATTGATCTCTGCCATCGGATATTGTCATTCTCGTGGAGTTTTTCATAGAGATCTGAAACCTGAAAATCTCCTCATCGACGAGAACGGAGATCTGAAGGTTACGGATTTTGGGTTGAGTGCTGTTACAGGTCAGATCCGAGCCGATGGATTGTTACATACACTGTGTGGCACGCCATCGTACGTCGCACCGGAAATTCTCACGAAGAGAGGGTATGACGGAGCGAAGGCGGATATCTGGTCATGCGGTGTCATCCTGTTCGTGTTGAACGCTGCTTTCCTGCCGTTCAATGACGCAAACCTCATGATGATGTATAAGAAGATCTACAAAGGCGAATACAAGTGCCCTAAATGGATGTCACATGATCTCAAGCGGTTTTTATCTCGTCTTCTTGACACAAAACCAGAGACGAGGATCACCGTCGATGAGATCAAAACAGATCCGTGGTTCAGGAAAGGATACAAAGAATTAAAGCTAGAAGACGACGTACAAATCGTCGGCAGACCAGAAGAAGACGATAAATCAACGTCGTTGAACGCCTTCGATATAATATCATTTTCCTCCGGTTTAAACCTCTCTCCTTTGTTTGACGGCACAAGTAGCTCGCCGGGAAAAGGTGAAAGACTGGTGGTGGCCGAGTCGCCGGAGAAAATCATCGAGAAAGTTGAGGAGATTGTAAAGGAGGCAAACGTGAGGATCCAGAAACGAAAGGAATGGGGTGTCGATTTGGTAAACCGGAGTGGTAAGTACGCAATCGGATTGGAGGTTTTCCGGTTGACGGAAAATTTAGTGGTGGTGGAGGTTCAAAGTAGCGGTGGAGGTACAGATTTCTACGATGAGTTGTGGAATAACAAAATTAGATCGGAGTTGCTTGATCGGCGGCATGTACAGGTACCGACAACTAGTGGCTCGCCGGCGGGGTACGTGTCGGAAGTATGTACCTGA